gttgcgtcttttcagctacttcaatcaagaagtcccaagacgcatcagcagttttgtctacgaatagaccattacacattgactcaaccgttgttcgggtggacacatctagaccttcatacaaaatttgcacaagtctccatttttcaaaaccatgatggggacattggagcaataattcattgaatctctccaggtatctagctaaggtctcaccctctaattgcacaaagctattcagactttgacgaattgtcgcagtcttgtgattcgggaaaaactttttgaaaaactcctttatgaggtcatcccatgtcatgatggattgaggctgtaaagcataaagccaggcctttgccttatctttcagggagaaaggaaagagccttaactttagggtttcgtcggacatttgagtgaaacgcagagttccacaaatttcctcgaattctctcacgtggtggtaagggttttcattctcaacacctctaaaaataggagcatctgtattgtgcttgatttcagctcataatggccattagcctcgggtagcacaatacaagaaggttgactggctctagttgggtacatataatccttgagggtacggggttctcccattgtttcagattggtccggtgtgttttcctcagaagttgtgggtatgtcaattgggtctatttgatttactctaactagtctatttgattggtctctaaaggttacaatcatatcccactcatgaaataacaagcccacaGATAAGGGAGAAAAGGGCCCATAAggatttatgaagatttggttttgaaagggttaagtggaatttggttttaaggagtggattttggttttaataagggattttgtttttggtttaaaattgggctttggaaaagtttttgaactaaacctagcataaattagcacaacccataaaagaaaataaaaacaataataataattacaagcccataaaaggaaaataaaagaaaataaaagaaaaagaaaataaaaataaaaataaaaataattattacaagcccaaattaaaaataaattaattattacatacccaaattgaatatttaatgaggcccaagtgggttactcatggttttaggcttacttggttaaggagggaagcccagttaggcttttgttcccttttagttgcacagcccagttgggctttaggatcgtcctaagcagctctcgctcaagcccagcaacaacaggtggaacagagcccagcagcagcagcaacgaagcccagctcacagaagaccacgagcccagcaacaaaaggaggcagagcccagcagcacttggcaagcccagttcagttgaagttggtgaagcccaattcagagAAGTaaaagcccaccagtagaaggcagagcccagcagcttcagttggcagcccagcagcttcacttggcagcagcagttgcttcggttcaccagcagcagcagcagcaactcagtggcaccagtTCAGGAACTTCAGCATCACTGCAgttccaacagcaacagcagctttggcagcagcttggcagcagcaacaggtgagtgaacaagatagcaattaGCTCAAACAACTCTGcaagcacagcaaggccacaacagctatgaaaacttcaaaaaaaatatggcagccagctccccggcagcggcgccaaaaacttggtgtgaaaatggggagcacacaaaacacttgcaagtatacaaggccaagatttatagtatagggatgagtaggggtttgtccacagggagtgggagcatacaagaagtcttcctagctaaagtttacagtgagctaagggcagtaactatggtgacagtgacaatgatctagagtggtagtgaaacaaaggcagcagcctaaggcaagggtattgagcaatcagtgacagaaaaggagaaagatgcagaattgtgtgaagttactaaggcaattgaatccaccttgtgccctaatcaagcaatgcaatctaggttgagttggaaatcctatgcatacatctagaatgagatgaaaatcagcttgctcactgatatgcccctagcattgactgtcttttgacagcacaatcaatcacaggcatgccagagcactgagtacttcccattgctcaagcaaacaggcatTAAGAAAACTaccctaaccatgcatcatctaacagtgcactaggcttcatcagagccttagttgcagtgaattagctcatgctagacatgagtataacaacagcattcatccaacaaactaaattaaaatgcaacatgcatacaggttacacacaatcaactgttgctaaaatagaaattggaaaatgaaaattgattaaaaaaattgttcactggctagcccagagatgatttctacaacacccataacatcaatttatagtttgttacaacaccctaaatttctacaaaccctaaattgaaaatccccaaatttgcaaaccctaatttttaaattccaaattaaactcactgatttctgaatttgtctcccctgtgctcgacccatgccctgttgatgttccctctgctcctcctcagctcgaactgctcccaattgcgtctactgatgccctagcttttctctttcttatctgtagcacctagggttgatgctaagaacaagaaagggaaatactagggagctggatgatggtgaaggctctgatttggtcgagagaatggagatggtgaagctcgaggtggtgatggaagagatggtggtggcagtggagttgcaggcggtatggtggtggagaagaagttttggggaaagaaaatgatttgggaagaagagggtgtttggcttgaggtcgatgggtacgatggctaaggtgttgagcgggttcatcaaactttgatgtctagcgaggagacgcgttggatgtgaagatggttggtagatctaacggtggtatgagagatgaatcacttcgaccgttggattgtgaaatacaacaaagttaacggcgaagatcgaggtttggtgctgtagtgttaagcggaagtatcgagatttgatgagcaggcaaagaagcgaccgtaggatctaaatgtgatctaatctgaaggcttggaatttaggtactatggtgttttgcagggacttcagattttgatgaacgatgaagaagcgaccattggatgatgagatggatccgatctaacggatgagaatggaggcgggtatggatatagaaaatgggtttgggtaagggttttgggccttgggtatgccaagctcatatcttctttaagaacaattcttccttcttgagcccattcctagctttttggacgtgcgctccattctttgcggcttccttgcgtaatttcttccggcctttcactactcttcagctcttttccgctccgcaagtcatccagactttatttattacctaaaaatgcaaaattaagtaagaaaaatatttattcttgaaaacaatgaaaatacagaatatgggataaaatgtagaattaatgcacaaaagatgagttaaatgccaacaaaaagggataaatatatacaatatttggcactcatcaacccaATATAACCCAATTGGCCTTAAAGAAACCCGTTTGAAAGCCACCTGGACCAGGAGCCCCCCACTGATTCATATTTGATATTGTGTTCCAAATCTCTTGTTTTGAAGGGATAATGGTTAGAGAAAAAATTTCCTCTGCAGAAATACAAAGATCTATTATATGGGATAAATCTTCCATGTAATTTGGGATCTGCGAAGTGCCTATCTGAGAGAAGTGGTTAATCAGAAGGGAATTGATTTGATCTCTATCTGAAATCCAAAGGCCCGAAGGTTCTCGAAGAGAGTGGATTGCATTTATTCTTTTCCTATTTGAAGCAGTGGCGTGAAAATATTCGGTGTTTTGGTCGTATTCCTTGAAGTATTTATCCCTAGAAATTTGGTGATAATAATCATTCTTAATTTTGTACCAATCTCCTAATTCTGCTTGTAGTTTTCTATTTCTTTCTAGATTGGCAGAATAATTACCGGTTTTATGGAGAAAATCAATTCTATTATTTAGGGATTTTATGTTTTTGTGAATATTTCCATAAACATCTGAATTCCATTGAGATAGGTCGGATGAAAGCAGTTGAAGTTTGGAATAGATTTTTTATTCTGATCACTACTGGAATGCAGGGTCCAGGAATTTGCAACCATAGAAGAAATAAATGGATGAGAGAGCCATGATCTAATGCATCTAAAAGGtttttgtaatattttctttTCTCGGTGAGAATCTAGCAAGAGCGGAGTATGATCTGAACCAACTCTAGGGAGATGACTTACCTTAGTGTTAGAGAAATTTTGTGTCCATTGAAATGACGTAAGGTCTCTGTCAATTCTTTCACATATATTGGAGTCACCTTGTCTATTATTTGACCATGTAAATGGAGCTCCCTCATAACCTGCATCCTGAAGTCCCATGGAGTCGATTGCCTGAATGATGAAAGACTTGCTGCTGGAGCTAGATTTATTTCCGCCCTGCTTCTCGTCTCGATCCAGTATCACATTTAAGTCTCCAATAAGGATCCAAGGTTTATTGATATGTTTTACAATGTTAGAAACATAAGACCATTGTTCTATTTTGTCTTCTGATTCCACTGCACCATAAACACATGTAATTATTACCTCCTTTTCTCCTATTTTGAAATCAAAGTGACATACATTTAAATTTTTTGATATCAAATTCATCTTTATATTATTATGCCACGCAATCGCTAACCCTTTTGCAATTCCCACGGAAGGAACAATAAACCAATCAGAGAAATGAGATGTTTAAAAAAAATGCTCCATTCTAGTCAATGGGGCTTTAGTTTCGGCTAGAAAAACAATATCTGCTTGAAGTAGGTGTTAAGATGATTGAAATGGTCTTGAGTTATTGGAGCCCCACTTCCTTGGACATTCCAAGAGAGGATCTTCATAActaaaaacagaaaaagaaaatctGGCATTAAATGAGATTTTTAAGATGGATCaaataaaaaaatcacaaaaaggAGCTGACTAGAAAAACTGTAGAGAAATGACAGAAGAACAAAAGGAAGGGCACTGGAAGGGAGTTTCTAGTATATAGAACACAAAAGGATGGAGTAACCCAAAGATACTAACAAGTCTGAATAAGCTAAATTCAGTGATGGGTAAACAATCTCCATACCAGAAGGATAGAGTGTAACTGACAAAACTGTGCAGGTTTGtataaaaccaaaaacaagttaACTATAATCTATGACAGTATAAGTTACGGAGCAAAAAATTCTCAGCAAATATCACTTTATCTAGAGAAGGATAAAAAGAAGCAAAAGAACAGCTCAACACAGATAGCTAGTGTCAAATATAAGATCACAGACCTAGATTAAACTAAAGACTAATCAGAAATTCAAGGAACAAGGGGAGGACTAAGAAAAGGAGCTACAACTAAATATTGAATTTACAAAGGATACTAGAAAGCTATGTTACAGAAAACAGGAAAGGGAAACAaaccaaaaaatacaaaaataaaagaaaattacaagaCAGGAAACTAGATAGATAGCAAAAAATTACATACACCCTAATGGTTTCCTATTGTTATATTTCAAGATATGGATATTCACTCAGATGTTGGAGTTGGTAGTATTGTCTTTTCCTTGGACTATATCTGAGCTTCTCTGTCCATTGAACCATTGGCGTGGATGTTCCATAAGAGTGACAGATGTTCAATAACGATAATATCTCTAGCATCAACTGTTGCAGTGTTCATTTCAACTTCATTTAATCTCAATATTTTAGTGGCTGACATATTTCTGTCTTCATGGAAGTATTTCACCATTATGTTCCAATTGTTCCAGTAGTCTTGCTCAGATGGAGAAAATTGATGTTGTGATGAAGATGCTACATTCTTCGCTGATGTCATATCATTATGAGGTAAGGATGGAGAGTCTAAGAAGTCCAACATGTTATGCACTTGCTGAAAATCTACTTGATGAGAGTTTTTATCTTCTTGACTTGCTATCTCTTCATCTAGCTCTATCCAAAGGTCAGTGAAAGTGACCGCTGAAGCTAgagaactagttgaagaagagGATAAGGAGTCTTCTGACCATTCCATACCTTCTTGCACCATGGATGGGTGGACTTCCATATTGTTATGTGCAAATACTTTTTGGTTATCAATTTCAACTTCATGTTGTTGTTGCAGGGATGCCATATATGCATCCATTTCAGTTTGTTGTAGTTCAGCTTGTTGAATTTCAGCATGTTGCTATGCAAGCTCAAATCTTGCACATTCACTTATCTTATGgccaaacatgtcacaaaaacCACAGAACAGTGTTGGGAATTTATGGAATTCAAAGTTCACCCCATTGTAAAATTCAAGAGCATTTTCAGCATTGATCGAAAAATGGATTGGTGCTCTAATATTAACTAAGGCTTTACCATTGATCGAAAAACTTCTATCATGATGGCGATGAGGAAAACCAAAAGATTTAATATGACCAACAGTATTAACTAGCATAAAATGTCATCCATCTTATTAGAATTAGACGAAATTATAAAATCGGCAATCGAAATGTGTAATAATTCTTTCATTTCGCAAAAACGATATTGTcacttttttattttagtctattttGGTAGTATTCTTTTTGCAAAACGTAGATATACAATGTATATCCATTCAATATTTATAGGTTGTGTTTAATTATTTACTTATTTTGCACCAAGTGTAGGGAAAAAAATGTCTTTAGAGATTTTTAACAAATAAatcaacaaaaattatacaaTCAGGTATATGTTGATAAGATgcaagaagaattttacattgtTGATTTGGATAATGTGTTAAAATCCATACAGGATTAACCAGATATTTTGCAAACTCTTAATCACTTGATTCATCCCAGGAAggcaaatttctgaaaatattacaTTAGCGCATGAGATCATACATAAAATGAAAAACTCAAAATCAATAAAAGTTTCTATGGGGTTAAAAATTGATATGCTAAAGCTTTCGATAGAGTCGAATGAGATTTCTTAATGCTGATTATGTCTAAAATGGGGTTcaacgataaatggtgtaacttGGTACACCAATGTATCTCAACTACAACCTTAGCAATCCTACTTAATGGGTCTCCCACTGAATTCTTTAAACCCACTAGGGGATTAAGACAGGGAGACCCAAtctcctcttatcttttcttgatCTGTATGGAAGCTTTATCTCGCACTATTTCTCAAGCTGAAAATTTGGGTCTGATTAAAGGAACAAAACTGGTACATAAGGCACCCCACATAAGTCACTTACTCTTCGCTGACGACTGTTTACTTTTTTATAAAGTTAGCGAGAAAATTTGTGAAAGTTTAGTTCAACTGTTTAAAGATTTTGGCCTTGCATCGGGACAACTAATAAACTTAAACAAATCAGGAGTTTTCTTTAGCTCTAAGACAGATACTAATATCAGAAGAAAGGTTAAAGAGATTTTAGGAGTATCCGCAATACCTTTAACAGATAAATACCTAGGATCTCCTATATTCACAAATAGATCTAAGGTAGAATGCTTTGAAACATTGGTGGATAAAATGAGAACTAGGGTAATAGGATAGAATAATATCAATGCAAATAATGTTGGGAAAACAGTTATGATAAAGAATGTTAGCTCCTCTTTGTACGTTTACCCATTTAATTGCTTTAAAATTCCAGTCAAAATTTGTAACAAGATAACAAAACTGCAGAGGGATTTTTGGTGGGGGAAAAATGAGAAAGGTTtaaatgaaaatggaaaaaaaaagagtGTGTTTAAAAAATTGGAATGTTATCTGTAAAACTCTTGAAGAAGGAGGGTTGGGGATAAAAAAATGTAAGAAAGTTTAACATTGCTATGATTGCAAAGACGGGGAGAAATTTAAAACAAAAACCAAATTCTCTGTGTACTAAAATCCTAAAAGAAAAGTATTATCCCAACTGTGATATTCTACACTTAATTAATAGCAAACCAAAACAAAAGGACAGTTGGATTTGTAAAGGCATGCTTATTAGTATAGCCCAAAGTTTTCAGTTAAATCTCTTTATAATCATCTAAACTCAAGTGGTAATGCTGATAACAAATAGGGAATGATATGGAATATGAAAACCAGCCCTGCTATCAAGCATTTTATATGGAAAGCGGCTAATTCTATTCTTCCTAATAGTATGCGCATAGCTGCCATTCTACCTGATACTGAAAAAACTTGTAAATTGTGTAATGAAAACCAAGAAACACTTAATCATCTGTTCTTGCATTGTAACTTCGCCTCTCAGGTATGGATGCATTTTAATTTTGATATGGATTACATTAGAAATGATACTGCCTCTTTTCATGAATGGTTTTCTGATTGTTTTGCTAATCCTCAAAGAGGTGAGTATGATATTGACTGGCAAGTACTGTGTTGTACAATAATTTGGTTTATATCGAAAGCTAGGTGCAAAGTTGTTTTTAAACAGAAAAGGCAGAATAATGCAGTAACAACAATAACATAATTCAATTCATACATAGCTACAATGCCACAAATAAACCAGGCCATAGTATAAGGAATGATCTTTATTATAACCCAAAATATGATGAAACTCTGCAGATTACAACTAACCTTATAAGTTGGACTTCACAGCCAAATACTATAAATGAGAAAGGAAATCCGTCAATTAGAATAAATATTGCTTAGATGATGTTAGATAGTAATGCAAAAGTGGGAATTGGGATGACTTTAAGTGACTACACAGGCATAGTTAGAGAAGCCAGGGGATCCTATGCAGACTGTACAATCCGAGAGGAACTAGAAAAAGCGGGAGCTGATGCGGCTTTCCAATGGGCAACAAACTGGAGTGGACACAGAATTTCTTTTAGCAGCGATTCCGAACCAACCATTTTGTTGCTAATATGAATGTATGCAAAAGCCcggaaatagagatataaaatcAGTGATGACTTTGGTAATCAAGACAAGTTTGACATAAACTTTGTAGCTCAGGATCTTACTTTGGTAACGAAGGAAAATGTAATATGGGTTATAAAACTAGCTGTTTTTTGTAACAAGTATATGATCACTCATAGCTGGGTTGATCACAGCCTATGGGCTCTCTTAACCTACCTGAATATCCAAACTTGGAATGAAATGAATTATCGAAGCCCTGACCAGGGAAACAATGgtactttattattttatttttatttttaatcaatcaacaaatttcaattcattcaaatcaaaatagtgattacatgttcACTTATAAGATTAACAAAAcctcaaaatacattaaaaaaaatcaagataatcaaaaccctaatacaaataaggatatCATCTACATgtagatcgcgaagagaaagagaaataaacCGCAGAGATACCTAATGTTTGATTATGTATAAGGGAAAGATGATGGTATATTCCGAAAATAATTCCGATCATTTGATTTGATTGTATTCATCTTTGAAAAGAGATGCTCCTGGAAGGAAGGAGTATTTTTCCCATAAATTTGTAGATCGAatcgttgatgtttttgaatcaagAGTAGCAAGCCATGAACCAGCCATTAAAGATCGAAGAACTCGCCCCACAACGACGAAGAAAACTCGCCCCGGAAACGGCGAAGAAACATGTCAAAAGACTCAAAACATGACGCGAAAACATCTTATTCGATAAACTATTATCAAAAAccagaaatgaaaaagaaatccttgctcagatctggtccaaaaggaccaaatctgaacaagaaagatgaaaagactCTAAAGTTTTTTTTGCAGAAGGgaagagaaaaaagagaagaaagaataaagagaaaaacaACTTTATTATCAATATATTGAGGTatgctttggaaaaaaaaaatcacttgatTCATCTCTACCTACTTACTTGCACTTTATGAGATTTGTTGGATTTTCATATTTTAATTTTGATGGgagggcaaaaaaaaaaaaaaaaaaaaaaaaaaaacaatcaccacCAAGAACTCGCTTTATTTTCATGTCCATGTCGATAGCCACATCACATGTTACACTTGCTTGGTAAATGAAGATTTTCAAGAGccgcaaaaaaaatcaaaataaaatgacAAAGACTTCCAAAATTCCTTCATGCAATGAAAATTTAATAAAAGCTCTTCATGGCCAACCAATCAAAATCTCTGCCAAGTAAAATACAAGCAAAAGAACATTTTAGGTCTGACCCTTTCAGTTACTTGAGAGGTCTCCCAAATCTCTTGTTTTGCTCTCATCTTGGTCCTAGATAAGGATCAAATACCCTTCCCTCACTCTGTCTGACTAATAATAACTGTATTTTCATCCATCTTCCAACTTGATTCTATCTCATAACTTTTCTTAGTGACGTCACCAAACCGTTTCCCTTACAGGATAAAATTCTCAATTTCCTATTTTTATCCCTACTTTCTCTACTCATATAAATACTTCATTGCCACACACAAAACATTCATAACTTCAAaactttctcaaaaaaaaaaaaaatgggaagCAAAACCCAACATTCTCTTAACTGGGTAAGAGGAAAATGCATAGGAAAGGGTTCATTCGGTACTGTAAATCTCGCCGTCAACCGTTCCAGCGGACACACGTTCGCCGTAAAGTCTGTCGATATGAATTCATGTCATCCAACACACATTCAATCTCTCGAAAACGAAATTCAAATCCTCCAATCTCTATCTTCGCCTTATATTGTTGAATACTTGAGCAATGATACCGAAATTCAATCTTCCGGCTCTGCGTACAGGAATTTACACATGGAGTATATGTGCAATGGTACAGTTTCCGAGTTGTCTGAACAAATTTACAGCAGCAATGAGCAAATGTTACGGTCGTATACTAGATGTATCGTGTCGGCATTGCAATACATACATTCTACAGGGTACGTGCATTGTGATGTCAAGGGGAAGAATGTTTTGGTGAGTTCTATACCTGGTGTTGCTAAGCTAGCAGATTTCGGCTCTGCGAAGAAAATCTCCAGTGACCGGAATTTCGGAGGTTCGATAATGGCAAGAGGGACTCCACTTTGGATGGCGCCAGAAGTAATCCAACAAGTAAAACAAGGTCCTGAATCTGATGTTTGGTCATTGGGTTGTACGGTTATTGAAATGATCACTGGTAAGGCACCATGGAAAGATTCCAAGCCTACAATGGTGTATACAATTGGGTATACTAATGAAATCCCTGAATTTCCCGACAACATTTCGGGTTCGTGCCGGGATTTTCTCGAGAAATGCTTGAGAAGAGACCCGGATTCGCGATGGAACTGCGAGCAGTTGTTGCAACACCCGTTCTTATCCACCGATGATGTAGATTCCGTCAACGAGAATTCTCCCCGGTGTGTACTCGACTGGGCAAATTCAGAATTCGGCGACGACGACATCGAAGAAAACAATTCCGGTTCTGATCAAAATTCTGCAATCTCATCAGCTAAAGACAGGATCAGTAAATTAGCTAGTGTTAG
This portion of the Papaver somniferum cultivar HN1 chromosome 11, ASM357369v1, whole genome shotgun sequence genome encodes:
- the LOC113325000 gene encoding mitogen-activated protein kinase kinase kinase 17-like yields the protein MGSKTQHSLNWVRGKCIGKGSFGTVNLAVNRSSGHTFAVKSVDMNSCHPTHIQSLENEIQILQSLSSPYIVEYLSNDTEIQSSGSAYRNLHMEYMCNGTVSELSEQIYSSNEQMLRSYTRCIVSALQYIHSTGYVHCDVKGKNVLVSSIPGVAKLADFGSAKKISSDRNFGGSIMARGTPLWMAPEVIQQVKQGPESDVWSLGCTVIEMITGKAPWKDSKPTMVYTIGYTNEIPEFPDNISGSCRDFLEKCLRRDPDSRWNCEQLLQHPFLSTDDVDSVNENSPRCVLDWANSEFGDDDIEENNSGSDQNSAISSAKDRISKLASVRRVFWESCDDWEVVRSGFVCDRTETEEDKTVGADSVLSNMISTTEEEVKIRTIPEYSSQVEETERVNLGYSSCSVTPSGASCPPSCFCCCWDYNAAGFGCQQQHTTRDKKKRWWWFLVARRNRRQGYYCYRYHNKICCYKFISSLLQFPKLRVSSPNKVSYMVFFMLGPFDLRLVLTLLPIRPSTRTLLCF